The genomic window CCAGACCACCCCCATGTGACATCCCATTGGCCCCCAAAGGCGCTCTACCCAGCCGCCTCTCAGCCAGAGCCATCTGCTTCTGGCCTCACCACCTCCCGGGCTTCTCGCCAGCCTTGCTGACCCCATGGCTCTGGCCCCACTCTTGTTTCAGTCAAGGAGAAGCTGACCGCTGACCCGGACAGTGAGGTGGCCACTACAAGTCTCCGGGTGTCACTCATGTGCCCGGTGGGtacaagggagaagaaaagggggaggagTGGTGGGTTAAACCTCTAGACTCAGATGAGGGTTCCTAGGGCTATTAGAGTGAGGCTATCTGGGACATGGGGACTCTGACCAGAGAACTCGTCTCTCCTCAGCTAGGGAAGATGCGCTTGACTGTCCCTTGTCGGGCCCTCACCTGCGCCCACCTGCAGAGCTTCGATGCTGCCCTTTATCTACAGATGAATGAAAAGAAGCCAACGTGGACATGTCCTGTGTGTGATAAGAAGGCTCCCTATGAATCTCTTATCATTGATGGGTAGGGCCGTTCTGCATTCAGCTTCCTTTTACCTAGGACATCCACTAGGACTGGCCCCTGCccccatatataaatatatatctgtaaCTTACTTCCCCTCCCAACTCGTAACGTATCTGTctctttttatagaaatattacctacctatttatctatctctcCCTCCAACACTGAGGACTTAACTACACACCGTACTAATAAGTACTTTGCAAGCCTTATCTCATTGAGTCCTATGAGATGCCAATAACCCTGTGAGATAGGTCCTGtcattacaggtgaggaagctgagacctAGAGAGATTGAGTATCTTGCTCAAAGTTACAttgttagtaagtggcagagccagtgtATCAAACTGTTACATCAAACTATTACCTGACCTCTTACTGAACATAGCAATAAAGTTCTTTTGATCTAGCGACTCCTAACCTGCTTCCAGAGCCTACATTATGGTTCTTGTTCCCAGTGCCTCTTTTTGAGGTAGCTTATAGAGTTCTGTTATCTCTGCTCCTTCTGTTTTGTCCCTAGTACTACATGGAACACGTGCTTAGAatgtacttattttaaaactcagcatttaaaattttcaaagctCTTTTATGCACCTTACTTAATTTGATTCCAACAACTCAGAGAGGTCAGGAGGGTGGAAAACAtccctaatttacagatgaggaaactgaggttcaagaaGGTGAGTCCCATAACTCCCTGGCTACTGTTGTAGCCATCTCCCAGCCACATGAAttcccatctctcccctcccctagtTTATTCATGGAGATTCTTAATTCCTGCTCGGATTGTGATGAGATCCAGTTCATGGAAGATGGATCCTGGTGCCCAATGAAACCCAAGAAGGAGGCATCTGAGGTTTGCCCCCCGCCAGGGTATGGGCTGGATGGTGAGTGACCCCCTGTCCCCCAGTTGAGCTAAGTCTTGTATGGTCTCTTCTCTGAGACACAGTCTTCTTAACCAACCACAGGCCTCCAGTATAGCCCAGTCCAAGAGGGCAATCCATCAGAGAATAAGAAGAAGGTTGAAGTTATTGACTTGACAATAGAAAGCTCATCAGATGAGGAGGACCTGCCCCCGACGAAGAAGCACTGTCCTGTCACTTCAGCTGCTATCCCAGCTCTACCTGGAAGCAAAGGGTATGAAGAAATAGGCTGACTCTAtagcagaagggagaggaagaagtcaGGAACGCTTTCTGATCACTGGGCAAACTCTGAGGCAGAGAGGGGACTTGAGAGGCTGAGCTGGGTGAGGACATCTGTGATTCCTTCTGTCTCCTCACAGAGTCCTGACATCTGGTCACCAGCCATCTTCGGTGCTACGGAGCCCTGCTATGGGCACGCTGGGCGGGGATTTCCTGTCCAGTCTCCCACTACATGAGTACCCACCTGCCTTCCCACTGGGGGCTGATATACAAGGTATGACACTGATCACAACGTGGGGCCGTGCACTGCCATATCCTCCTCCAAACCAGCTTACAACCCTTGCTCCTTTTCAAAGCTTTTTGGCTGTTTTGCAAAGGGCCACAATCCAAGGAACTtctttgattttgtgtgtgtgtgtgtgtgtgtgtgtgtgtgtgtgtgtgtgtgtgtgtgtgtgtgtgtctgtgtgtggttgGTGAAGGGGTCAGATAGGaggttgattttaatttttcttttcctaccaggtttagatttattttctttccttcagacTGAGAGTCAGGTAAGTGGTCCCTTCTCCATCTCAGATCTTTCTAGGCACTGATGGGCCCCCTTACTCTCTCATTTTCCCCAGGGACCTTAATGTGCTTCTCCATGAAAGAAGGAAACTGTGGTATAGGCAGTTTATTTCCCTCCTAGGGACCTTAATGTGCTTCTCCATGAAAGAAGGAAACTGTGGTATAGGCAGTTTATTTCCCTCCTAGGGACCTTAATGTGCTTCTCCATGAAAGAAGGAAACTGTGGTATAGGCAGTTTATTTCCCTCCTAGGGCCCACTGGGACTTGTTCAGATTCTCACCCATGTCTTCCTCTGTCCTCCGTTACTTACTGTTCTGTCTCCAGAGCTTTTAGTGTAGCTCTGCGCCTGTCTgttcacccctccccacccccgcaaacCCATGTGCACTTGAGCACCATGACTGCCCCAGCCGGACATTCCACACATTTCAGACGCCCACAGGGCCGAGAATCTAGCAAGCTGGTGGGACTGTCTCCAGGCAGGGAagaggggtggggtgtggggaagtAGGGGAAGGAGTCAGAGGGAGGCTCTCCTGCTTCTCAGAGAATACTTTGGGATCCTGAGGGGTTTATTTATCCCATATGATATTTCTGAGATGAGTGACTGGGAGGCGGGTAAAATCAGGATAAAATCTTAAACCATGCTCTTGATTCCTCCCAGCACTATGGTCCGTCCGTCATCACCTCGCTAGACGAACAGGATGCCCTGGGTCACTTCTTCCAGTACCGAGGGACCCCTTCCCACTTCCTGGGCCCGCTAGGCCCCACGTTGGGGAGCTCTCACCGCAGCACCACTCCAGCACCCCCTCCTGGCCGTGTCAGTAGCATTGTGGCCCCTGGGGGAAACTTAAGGGAGGGGCATGGAGGACCCCTGCCCTCAGGTCCCTCTTTGACTGGCTGTCGGTCAGACATCATTTCCCTGGACTGAGTCCCCTGGATTATGGAACCTTCACCGCCTCGCAACACTGAGCAAGTATGCTGTGGAGTCTGGAACCCTGGCCCCTCTGACCCCTCAGAAGGGCTTTGGTCAAGGCCAGAAAGATCTTCATGGACATCTGTTTTTGGCCTTATCTCTGCCTGACAAGGCTAGCACCCAAAGGGTTAATATTTAACCTCTTTTAAAGGACATTTGGGGTCTGTTTTTGGAAATGTTCTTTGATGTCCAGCCCTTTCCTTTGGGTCTGTTAACCTAGGCAGTGGGAGGCAAATGGGATGGGATGTGAGTTGGGGAAAGGGCTGAATCCTCAGCCTTGACTGTCTAAAGCCTCGTGGGGAGGGGGCCCTTCTTGTGTCCCATAGATGCCCTCTCTTCCCATTCCCCAAAGCCGGCTGTGTTCCTTTCCCATATCCATCGTCTCTTCATGTCCATTCCGTTCTCTTTGGCCAAACAGACAGCTGGAGTAACTGAGATAGGCAGACACATGGACAGAGAACTCTATTTTGGGTtgcatatttttttgtgtgtaaacaagaaaaaccaaaataCTCCAAAGATGACTTTCcctgcctcctgcttcccagTGTGACTGAGGAGGAGATAAGGCCTTAGCCCTGATGCCCAGGGGTTTGGGAGAAGGGCCTGGCCAATCGCCTGGGTctctctatttatatatttaagtaagTTCACAATGATGCTTATGCTGACCAGCCTGGGGCCTGAGCTTCTAAAGGCCCGTGGCCCTGTGGTTAGGTCTGGCTCATTCTGCACCTTTCCTGGGAGGTGGGAGCACCCTTGTGCTCTCTCCAGTCTCCCTTTTTCAGGCTCCTCTAGGGCCTAGGATCTATGTTGTAATTTTACTTTCTATTCCCACAGTTGTAGCAAAGTTCTTACCCATAATAAAGGTTGTGAATGTTCTGTGAGTGTCACggaggtgggctggggaggggattAAGCACTTTGCTTTCCAGATCCCTGGTTTGTGGTGGGGGGATGGTCCACGTTCTGTTCTTCCCTTGcaggccctgggtcccagtgaGCTCCACTTCCACATGGTAGGGGTGTCACACTGAGGATTTCCAAGGgcagttctttcttcctttctttcccccacACCCATAAAAACACTAGACCATTCAGCCCACCACCGTGGAGTCCTTAAGTCCTTCCTCATCCTTACCTGCCCAGATGCTGTAGCCAGAGCCTGAGGGCAAACTTGGTCCCAGTGCTGACCCTCTCTTGGCTATCTGCCGTGGCTGGGGTTGTCCGCAGCAGTGTGGACGTGGGCAAGACCAGAGGTCGAGTTCCTCCATTCTCTTCTAGTTCCACCGCGCTGCAGAATGACAGCTCCTGTCTGGGCTGTGCCTTGTGGCTTAGCCTGCTTCCGTATCCATTAGGTCATCTGATCCTCCCAGCCACCACAggagaggggtgggtgggtgttaACCTCATTTGACAGAGAGgagggttaaatgacttgcccccATGAG from Physeter macrocephalus isolate SW-GA unplaced genomic scaffold, ASM283717v5 random_1365, whole genome shotgun sequence includes these protein-coding regions:
- the PIAS3 gene encoding E3 SUMO-protein ligase PIAS3 isoform X2: MVMSFRVSELQVLLGFAGRNKSGRKHELLAKALHLLKSSCAPSVQMKIKELYRRRFPRKTLGPSDLSLLSLPPGTPPVGSPGPLAPIPPALLAPGTLLGPKREVDMHPPLPQPVHPDVTMKPLPFYEIYGELIRPTTLASTSSQRFEEAHFTFALTPQQVQQILTSREVLPGAKCDYTIQVQLRFCLCETSCPQEDYFPPNLFVKVNGKLCPLPGYLPPTKNGAEPKRPSRPINITPLARLSATVPNTIVVNWSSEFGRNYSLSVYLVRQLTAGTLLQKLRAKGIRNPDHSRALIKEKLTADPDSEVATTSLRVSLMCPLGKMRLTVPCRALTCAHLQSFDAALYLQMNEKKPTWTCPVCDKKAPYESLIIDGLFMEILNSCSDCDEIQFMEDGSWCPMKPKKEASEVCPPPGYGLDGLQYSPVQEGNPSENKKKVEVIDLTIESSSDEEDLPPTKKHCPVTSAAIPALPGSKGVLTSGHQPSSVLRSPAMGTLGGDFLSSLPLHEYPPAFPLGADIQGLDLFSFLQTESQHYGPSVITSLDEQDALGHFFQYRGTPSHFLGPLGPTLGSSHRSTTPAPPPGRVSSIVAPGGNLREGHGGPLPSGPSLTGCRSDIISLD
- the PIAS3 gene encoding E3 SUMO-protein ligase PIAS3 isoform X1 — translated: MAELGELKHMVMSFRVSELQVLLGFAGRNKSGRKHELLAKALHLLKSSCAPSVQMKIKELYRRRFPRKTLGPSDLSLLSLPPGTPPVGSPGPLAPIPPALLAPGTLLGPKREVDMHPPLPQPVHPDVTMKPLPFYEIYGELIRPTTLASTSSQRFEEAHFTFALTPQQVQQILTSREVLPGAKCDYTIQVQLRFCLCETSCPQEDYFPPNLFVKVNGKLCPLPGYLPPTKNGAEPKRPSRPINITPLARLSATVPNTIVVNWSSEFGRNYSLSVYLVRQLTAGTLLQKLRAKGIRNPDHSRALIKEKLTADPDSEVATTSLRVSLMCPLGKMRLTVPCRALTCAHLQSFDAALYLQMNEKKPTWTCPVCDKKAPYESLIIDGLFMEILNSCSDCDEIQFMEDGSWCPMKPKKEASEVCPPPGYGLDGLQYSPVQEGNPSENKKKVEVIDLTIESSSDEEDLPPTKKHCPVTSAAIPALPGSKGVLTSGHQPSSVLRSPAMGTLGGDFLSSLPLHEYPPAFPLGADIQGLDLFSFLQTESQHYGPSVITSLDEQDALGHFFQYRGTPSHFLGPLGPTLGSSHRSTTPAPPPGRVSSIVAPGGNLREGHGGPLPSGPSLTGCRSDIISLD